In the genome of Pseudorca crassidens isolate mPseCra1 chromosome 12, mPseCra1.hap1, whole genome shotgun sequence, one region contains:
- the ZDHHC8 gene encoding palmitoyltransferase ZDHHC8 isoform X6 produces the protein MPRSPGTRLKPAKYIPVATAAALLVGSSTLFFVFTCPWLTRAVSPAVPVYNGILFLFVLANFSMATFMDPGVFPRADEDEDKEDDFRAPLYKNVDVRGIQVRMKWCATCHFYRPPRCSHCSVCDNCVEDFDHHCPWVNNCIGRRNYRYFFLFLLSLSAHMVGVVAFGLVYVLNHAEGLGAAHTTITMAVMCVAGLFFIPVIGLTGFHVVLVTRGRTTNEQVTGKFRGGVNPFTRGCYGNVEHVLCSPLAPRYVVEPPRLPLAARLKPPFLRPELLERAAPLKVKLSDNGLKAGLGHSKSKGSLDRLDEKPLDLGPPLPPKAEAGTFGSDLQTPRPGSAESALSAQRTSPPTPAMYKFRPAFPTGTKAPFCGPGEQVTGTDSLTLGEDSIHSLDFASEPSLDVPDYPPSGLHAAYPPSPPLSAADTFSGALRSLSLKAASRRGGDHVALQPLRSEGGPPTPHRGLFAPHALPNRNGSLSYDSLLNPGSPGGHTCPAHPSAGAASYRSPYLHAGAAGDPPRPPPRSFSPVLGLRPREPSPVRYDNLSRTIMASIQERKDREERERLLRSQADSLFGDSGVYDAPSSYSLQQASVLSEGPRGPALRCSSRDDLVAGPGFGGARNPALQASLSSLSSAMSRAPRTSSSSLQADLANSGAPGARPASGSHRSPVRQVPPSPPSTPRSPSYVGPKAVAFIQAELPEPPPSLSVQRDPLEACSLARPTLLQGVQARPTGTQLRDCSGF, from the exons GTGCCCATGGTTGACACGAGCTGTGTCCCCAGCCGTTCCTGTCTACAATGGCATCCTCTTCCTCTTTGTGCTGGCCAACTTCAGCATGGCCACCTTCATGGACCCTGGCGTCTTCCCCCGAG CGGATGAGGACGAGGATAAGGAGGATGACTTCCGGGCCCCGCTGTACAAGAACGTGGATGTGCGGGGCATCCAGGTCCGTATGAAATGGTGCGCCACCTGCCACTTCTACCGCCCGCCGCGCTGCTCCCACTGCAGCGTCTGCGACAACTGCGTGGAG GACTTCGACCACCACTGCCCCTGGGTCAACAACTGCATTGGGCGCCGCAACTACCGCTACTTCTTCCTGTTCCTGCTGTCGCTCAGTGCGCACATGGTGGGCGTCGTAGCCTTCGGCCTGGTCTACGTGCTGAACCACGCCGAGGGGCTGGGCGCCGCGCACACCACCATCAC CATGGCCGTCATGTGTGTGGCCGGCCTCTTCTTCATCCCTGTCATCGGCCTCACTGGCTTCCACGTGGTGCTGGTCACTCGGGGCCGCACCACCAATGAGCAG GTGACGGGGAAGTTCCGTGGGGGTGTGAACCCCTTCACCCGCGGCTGCTATGGGAACGTGGAGCACGTGCTGTGCAGCCCCCTGGCGCCCCG GTATGTGGTGGAGCCGCCCCGGCTGCCGCTTGCCGCTCGCCTGAAGCCGCCCTTCCTTCGGCCGGAGCTCCTGGAGCGAGCCGCACCACTCAAGGTCAAGCTTAGTGACAACGGGCTGAAGGCTGGCCTGGGCCACAGCAAG TCCAAGGGCAGCCTGGACCGGCTGGATGAGAAGCCGCTGGACCTGGGGCCGCCGCTGCCCCCCAAGGCGGAGGCTGGCACATTTGGCAGCGACCTGCAGACCCCACGCCCCGGCAGTGCTG AGAGCGCCCTGTCGGCGCAGAGGACCAGTCCCCCGACACCCGCCATGTACAAGTTCCGGCCCGCCTTTCCCACGGGTACCAAGGCGCCCTTCTGTGGGCCGGGTGAGCAG GTCACGGGCACTGACTCCCTGACGCTCGGGGAGGACAGCATCCACAGCCTGGACTTTGCATCCGAGCCCAGCCTGGATGTCCCTGACTACCCGCCCAGTGGCCTGCATGCGGCCTACCCGCCATCCCCACCACTCAGTGCTGCTGACACCTTCTCAGGCGCCTTGCGCTCCCTGAGCCTCAAAGCCGCCAGCCGGCGGGGCGGGGACCACGTGGCCCTGCAGCCCCTGCGCTCTGAGGGTGGGCCCCCCACGCCCCACCGTGGCCTCTTTGCCCCCCACGCACTGCCCAACCGCAACGGCAGCCTGTCCTACGACAGCCTGCTAAACCCTGGCTCTCCCGGGGGCCACACGTGCCCGGCCCACCCCTCAGCTGGCGCAGCCAGCTACCGCTCACCCTACCTGCACGCGGGTGCAGCGGGCGACCCACCACGGCCCCCGCCCCGCAGCTTCAGCCCCGTGCTGGGCCTGCGGCCTCGGGAGCCCTCGCCTGTGCGCTACGACAACCTGTCCAGGACCATCATGGCCTCCATCCAGGAGCGCAAGGACAGGGAGGAGCGTGAGCGGCTGCTGCGCTCTCAGGCTGACTCGCTCTTTGGCGACTCGGGCGTCTACGACGCACCTAGCTCCTATAGCCTGCAGCAGGCCAGCGTGCTGTCTGAGGGCCCCCGTGGCCCCGCGCTGCGCTGCAGCTCCAGGGACGACCTGGTGGCTGGGCCCGGCTTCGGGGGCGCCCGCAACCCCGCGCTGCAGGCGTCGCTGTCCTCGCTGTCCAGCGCCATGAGCCGAGCGCCGCggacctcctcttcctccctgcagGCAGACCTGGCCAACAGTGGCGCCCCGGGGGCCCGGCCTGCCAGCGGCTCGCACAGGTCGCCCGTGCGCCAGGTCCCTCCGTCCCCACCTAGCACTCCCCGCTCGCCCTCCTACGTGGGCCCCAAAGCCGTCGCCTTCATCCAAGCGGAGCTCCCAGAACCGCCGCCCTCGCTGTCTGTGCAGAG GGACCCGCTGGAAGCTTGTAGCTTGGCAAGGCCCACTCTTCTGCAGGGAGTCCAGGCCCGGCCCACAGGCACCCAGCTTCGGGACTGCTCTGGGTTCTGA
- the ZDHHC8 gene encoding palmitoyltransferase ZDHHC8 isoform X4, which translates to MPRSPGTRLKPAKYIPVATAAALLVGSSTLFFVFTCPWLTRAVSPAVPVYNGILFLFVLANFSMATFMDPGVFPRADEDEDKEDDFRAPLYKNVDVRGIQVRMKWCATCHFYRPPRCSHCSVCDNCVEDFDHHCPWVNNCIGRRNYRYFFLFLLSLSAHMVGVVAFGLVYVLNHAEGLGAAHTTITMAVMCVAGLFFIPVIGLTGFHVVLVTRGRTTNEQVTGKFRGGVNPFTRGCYGNVEHVLCSPLAPRYVVEPPRLPLAARLKPPFLRPELLERAAPLKVKLSDNGLKAGLGHSKSKGSLDRLDEKPLDLGPPLPPKAEAGTFGSDLQTPRPGSAESALSAQRTSPPTPAMYKFRPAFPTGTKAPFCGPGEQVTGTDSLTLGEDSIHSLDFASEPSLDVPDYPPSGLHAAYPPSPPLSAADTFSGALRSLSLKAASRRGGDHVALQPLRSEGGPPTPHRGLFAPHALPNRNGSLSYDSLLNPGSPGGHTCPAHPSAGAASYRSPYLHAGAAGDPPRPPPRSFSPVLGLRPREPSPVRYDNLSRTIMASIQERKDREERERLLRSQADSLFGDSGVYDAPSSYSLQQASVLSEGPRGPALRCSSRDDLVAGPGFGGARNPALQASLSSLSSAMSRAPRTSSSSLQADLANSGAPGARPASGSHRSPVRQVPPSPPSTPRSPSYVGPKAVAFIQAELPEPPPSLSVQRDHPQLKTPPSKLNGQSPGLARLGPATGPPGPSASPARHTLVKKVSGVGGTTYEISV; encoded by the exons GTGCCCATGGTTGACACGAGCTGTGTCCCCAGCCGTTCCTGTCTACAATGGCATCCTCTTCCTCTTTGTGCTGGCCAACTTCAGCATGGCCACCTTCATGGACCCTGGCGTCTTCCCCCGAG CGGATGAGGACGAGGATAAGGAGGATGACTTCCGGGCCCCGCTGTACAAGAACGTGGATGTGCGGGGCATCCAGGTCCGTATGAAATGGTGCGCCACCTGCCACTTCTACCGCCCGCCGCGCTGCTCCCACTGCAGCGTCTGCGACAACTGCGTGGAG GACTTCGACCACCACTGCCCCTGGGTCAACAACTGCATTGGGCGCCGCAACTACCGCTACTTCTTCCTGTTCCTGCTGTCGCTCAGTGCGCACATGGTGGGCGTCGTAGCCTTCGGCCTGGTCTACGTGCTGAACCACGCCGAGGGGCTGGGCGCCGCGCACACCACCATCAC CATGGCCGTCATGTGTGTGGCCGGCCTCTTCTTCATCCCTGTCATCGGCCTCACTGGCTTCCACGTGGTGCTGGTCACTCGGGGCCGCACCACCAATGAGCAG GTGACGGGGAAGTTCCGTGGGGGTGTGAACCCCTTCACCCGCGGCTGCTATGGGAACGTGGAGCACGTGCTGTGCAGCCCCCTGGCGCCCCG GTATGTGGTGGAGCCGCCCCGGCTGCCGCTTGCCGCTCGCCTGAAGCCGCCCTTCCTTCGGCCGGAGCTCCTGGAGCGAGCCGCACCACTCAAGGTCAAGCTTAGTGACAACGGGCTGAAGGCTGGCCTGGGCCACAGCAAG TCCAAGGGCAGCCTGGACCGGCTGGATGAGAAGCCGCTGGACCTGGGGCCGCCGCTGCCCCCCAAGGCGGAGGCTGGCACATTTGGCAGCGACCTGCAGACCCCACGCCCCGGCAGTGCTG AGAGCGCCCTGTCGGCGCAGAGGACCAGTCCCCCGACACCCGCCATGTACAAGTTCCGGCCCGCCTTTCCCACGGGTACCAAGGCGCCCTTCTGTGGGCCGGGTGAGCAG GTCACGGGCACTGACTCCCTGACGCTCGGGGAGGACAGCATCCACAGCCTGGACTTTGCATCCGAGCCCAGCCTGGATGTCCCTGACTACCCGCCCAGTGGCCTGCATGCGGCCTACCCGCCATCCCCACCACTCAGTGCTGCTGACACCTTCTCAGGCGCCTTGCGCTCCCTGAGCCTCAAAGCCGCCAGCCGGCGGGGCGGGGACCACGTGGCCCTGCAGCCCCTGCGCTCTGAGGGTGGGCCCCCCACGCCCCACCGTGGCCTCTTTGCCCCCCACGCACTGCCCAACCGCAACGGCAGCCTGTCCTACGACAGCCTGCTAAACCCTGGCTCTCCCGGGGGCCACACGTGCCCGGCCCACCCCTCAGCTGGCGCAGCCAGCTACCGCTCACCCTACCTGCACGCGGGTGCAGCGGGCGACCCACCACGGCCCCCGCCCCGCAGCTTCAGCCCCGTGCTGGGCCTGCGGCCTCGGGAGCCCTCGCCTGTGCGCTACGACAACCTGTCCAGGACCATCATGGCCTCCATCCAGGAGCGCAAGGACAGGGAGGAGCGTGAGCGGCTGCTGCGCTCTCAGGCTGACTCGCTCTTTGGCGACTCGGGCGTCTACGACGCACCTAGCTCCTATAGCCTGCAGCAGGCCAGCGTGCTGTCTGAGGGCCCCCGTGGCCCCGCGCTGCGCTGCAGCTCCAGGGACGACCTGGTGGCTGGGCCCGGCTTCGGGGGCGCCCGCAACCCCGCGCTGCAGGCGTCGCTGTCCTCGCTGTCCAGCGCCATGAGCCGAGCGCCGCggacctcctcttcctccctgcagGCAGACCTGGCCAACAGTGGCGCCCCGGGGGCCCGGCCTGCCAGCGGCTCGCACAGGTCGCCCGTGCGCCAGGTCCCTCCGTCCCCACCTAGCACTCCCCGCTCGCCCTCCTACGTGGGCCCCAAAGCCGTCGCCTTCATCCAAGCGGAGCTCCCAGAACCGCCGCCCTCGCTGTCTGTGCAGAG GGACCACCCTCAGCTGAAGACCCCCCCAAGTAAGCTTAATGGGCAGTCCCCGGGCCTGGCCCGCTTGGGGCCTGCCACCGGCCCCCCAGGGCCCTCCGCCAGCCCCGCCCGGCACACGCTCGTTAAGAAGGTGTCCGGCGTGGGTGGGACCACATACGAGATCTCGGTGTGA